One Rhododendron vialii isolate Sample 1 chromosome 2a, ASM3025357v1 genomic region harbors:
- the LOC131317531 gene encoding uncharacterized protein LOC131317531, with amino-acid sequence MQAFVAAAAANSQQPQQQQRGPLIRSRDQLLDAFCKRRPPIFYGETNPSAAEAWIKQISKYLEVLNVTNAGDRIALATFQMQGEADHWWDLIKTTHNVTTMTWRMLENLFLEKYFPAPVKQAMAQEFMDLKQRTLTVTQYAARFEELARHATTIVPTDDAKARKFEWGLSHSIRTSVVSHEYPTYAQVVRCALMMEREKSDSKSTWEAQKKNGPSVGGPIRTNHNKTVVAQTPYYQNNPRPLQQIPQTWKNSNANPNQNQNLPQASYNRRCFNCNQEGHFRNNCPKLVGSGNFGQGGQQQFQARPSGFGNQNPVNPNQQKIGWNQQQSRPFQNNAGGQNKPTGGRVFALQGTEQDTEEEYNPSVIQGTLILYSTCIQALFDSGASHSFISAPCVSTLGLETEPLGTTMHVTSPLGGKISVGLICKGCELEVSTLRLTVDLRVIDMTDFDVILGMDWLSAHCAVIDCHRKMVTACSPDGTCFKFKGDKQDPSAITTHRSRWHDKLSGWLASLKLEETNRMELGLPHIVCEYEDVFPEELPGLPPHRDLDFTIELQPGTAPISMAPYRMAPAELRELKTQLQELMDKGFIRPSTSPWGAPALFVKKKEGTLRLCIDYRQLNRVTIKNRYPLPRIDDLFDQLRGSTCFSKIDLRSGYHQLRVRDSDIPKTAFRTRYGHYEFVVMPFGLTNAPAVFMCLMNKIFTPYLDKFVVVFIDDILVYSPTEKEHEEHLRIVLQVLRDNQLYAKASKCEFWMTEVKFLGHVVSEKGISVDNSKVEAVMDWKRPSTVFEIRSFLGLAGYYRRFIQDFSILGKPMTRLTQKGVKFEWNEACEKSFQELKKRLTSAPILIIPERNANVVADALSRKTRGHVAKDMLRACTLDLGGNWERHLSLVEFAYNNSYQASIEMAPYEALYGRPCRSPICWTELGESSLLGPELVRETTEKVKIIRQRLLTAQSRQKSYADKRTRPLSFQAGEHVFVKIKPRRGVIRFGKKGKLSPRYIGPFEILEKIGEVAYRLALPPQIDRVHNVFHVSMLRKYMSHPSHILNWEEITINEDTTFDEQPVEIQDYSEKNIRGKTIKLVRILWRHQGIEESTWERADTMRTNYPHLFSSEGIL; translated from the exons ATGCAAGcatttgttgctgctgctgctgctaacTCTCAACagccacaacaacaacaacgtgGACCTCTAATCAGGAGTAGAGATCAACTTTTGGATGCATTCTGCAAACGTCGCCCTCCGATCTTTTATGGGGAAACAAACCCTAGTGCTGCAGAAGCATGGATCAAACAAATCTCCAAGTACCTGGAAGTACTTAATGTGACGAATGCGGGTGATCGCATTGCCTTAGCAACATTTCAGATGCAAGGGGAAGCAGATCATTGGTGGGATTTGATTAAGACCACTCATAATGTGACAACTATGACCTGGCGGATGCTTGAAAACCTTTTTCTCGAAAAATACTTCCCAGCACCTGTGAAGCAAGCCATGGCCCAGGAATTTATGGACTTGAAGCAGCGTACTCTGACAGTAACCCAGTATGCTGCCCGTTTTGAAGAACTCGCACGTCATGCTACTACCATAGTACCCACCGATGATGCAAAGGCAAGGAAGTTCGAATGGGGTCTGTCCCACTCTATTCGTACTAGTGTGGTTTCTCATGAGTACCCCACCTATGCACAGGTGGTGAGATGTGCACTTATGATGGAACGTGAGAAATCTGATTCAAAGTCAACATGGGAGGCGCAAAAGAAGAATGGTCCATCAGTTGGAGGACCAATCCGAACAAACCACAACAAGACTGTTGTTGCTCAAACACCTTATTACCAGAACAACCCTCGCCCTCTACAGCAAATCCCTCAAACCTGGAAGAACTCCAACGCTAatccaaatcaaaaccaaaatttaCCTCAGGCATCTTATAATCGCAGGTGTTTCAACTGCAACCAAGAAGGCCATTTCAGGAACAACTGCCCAAAACTTGTTGGATCTGGGAATTTTGGGCAAGGGGGACAGCAGCAATTTCAGGCTCGGCCGTCAGGGTTTGGGAACCAGAATCCGGTTAATCCGAACCAACAGAAGATCGGATGGAATCAGCAACAATCTCGTCCTTTTCAGAACAATGCAGGCGGACAGAACAAGCCAACAGGAGGCAGAGTCTTTGCTCTACAAGGCACTGAGCAAGATACTGAGGAGGAGTATAACCCGTCGGTGATTCAAGGTACTCTTATACTATATAGCACTTGTATTCAAGCATTATTCGATTCAGGAGCTTCGCACTCTTTCATATCTGCTCCATGTGTCTCTACTCTTGGACTAGAAACAGAACCTCTAGGGACGACGATGCATGTGACCTCACCATTAGGTGGTAAAATTTCTGTGGGGTTAATTTGTAAGGGGTGCGAATTAGAAGTATCTACCTTGAGATTAACTGTTGACCTACGAGTAATCGACATGACAGACTTTGATGTCATACttggaatggattggttatccgcgCATTGCGCTGTCATAGATTGCCATCGAAAAATGGTGACAGCGTGTTCACCAGACGGTACGTGTTtcaaatttaagggggataAACAAGACCCCTCTGCTATAACCACGCACCGATCGAggtggcatgataagctttctggCTGGCTAGCAAGCCTCAAGCTCGAGGAGACAAATCGTATGGAACTTGGTCTCCCTCACATTGTGTGTGAGTACGAGGACGTGTTTCCCGAGGAATTACCTGGACTACCGCCACATCGAGACTTGGATTTCACAATCGAGTTGCAACCAGGTACGGCACCAATATCCATGGCACCATATAGGATGGCACCAGCGGAACTACGAGAGTTGAAGACTCAGCTACAAGAATTAATGGACAAAGGTTTTATCCGACCCAGTACATCACCATGGGGAGCCCCTGCTTTAtttgtcaaaaagaaagaaggaacactcAGACTCTGCATCGACTATCGCCAACTCAATAGAGTCACAATCAAGAATCGTTATCCTTTACCTAGAATcgatgacttgtttgatcaactgAGAGGATCAACTTGCTTTTCAAAGATCGATCTACGGTCTGGATACCATCAGCTGCGAGTTAGAGACAGTGACATACCCAAGACGGCTTTTCGAACCCGTTATGGCCACTATGAATTTGTggtgatgccatttgggctaacCAACGCTCCTGCCGTTTTCATGTGTCTGATGAACAAAATTTTCACGCCATACTTGGACAAatttgtggtagtgttcattGACGATATTTTGGTGTACTCGCCAACTGAGAAGGAACACGAGGAGCATTTGAGAATCGTACTGCAAGTACTTCGGGATAATCAATTATACGCAAAGGCTAGCAAATGCGAATTTTGGATGACAGAAGTCAAATTCCTAGGACACGTGGTGTCAGAGAAAGGAATCTCTGTGGATAACAGCAAAGTAGAAGCTGTCATGGACTGGAAACGGCCATCAACAGTGTTTGAGATTAGGAGTTTCTTAGGATTAGCTGGCTACTATAGAAGGTTCATTCAAGATTTCTCAATTTTGGGGAAACCAATGACGCGACTGACCCAGAAAGGGGTCAAGTTTGAATGGAATGAAGCATGTGAGAAATCGTTCCAAGAGCTCAAGAAGAGATTAACCAGCGCCCCCATATTAATCATTCCCGAGCGGAAT GCCAATGTAGTTGCTGACGCTCTCAGTCGCAAAACTCGAGGACATGTGGCAA AGGATATGCTCCGTGCCTGTACCTTAGATTTAGGTGGAAATTGGGAACGTCACTTGTCGTTGGTCGAATTCGCTTACAACAATAGTTATCAAGCCAGTATCGAGATGGCTCCGTACGAAGCCCTATATGGACGACCATGCCGATCGCCTATCTGTTGGACCGAGCTAGGAGAGTCAAGCCTTTTGGGACCAGAACTTGTTAGGGAGACAACAGAAAAAGTCAAAATCATCCGCCAACGACTTTTGACCGCTCAGAGCCGACAGAAAAGCTACGCCGACAAGAGGACCAGACCATTGTCCTTCCAAGCTGGAGAGCATGTATTTGTTAAAATCAAGCCACGACGAGGAGTTATCCGATTTGGAAAGAAGGGGAAACTATCACCCCGGTACATCGGACcatttgagattttggagaagatTGGAGAAGTCGCCTACCGCCTAGCCCTGCCACCACAGATTGACAGAGTTCATAACGTTTTTCATGTGTCTATGCTTCGCAAATACATGTCACACCCCTCCCACATACTCAACTGGGAGGAGATCACAATTAACGAAGACACGACTTTTGATGAACAACCAGTCGAGATCCAAGATTATAGTGAAAAGAATATCCGTGGTAAGACGATCAAACTTGTCAGGATTTTATGGCGACATCAGGGTATAGAAGAGTCAACTTGGGAACGAGCCGATACTATGCGCACCAACTACCCGCATCTGTTTTCATCGGAAGGTATActttaa